From the genome of Lentisphaera araneosa HTCC2155, one region includes:
- a CDS encoding group I truncated hemoglobin: MQSLFHKIGGVPGIEKFLDEFYPIMLNDDRVKDYFKDIDLEALKSHQTFFLSYIFGGIPEYTRQSLKDSHSHLKITNEVFDITLDNMLKALQKVNLDTSSTVAAMSILETVRDDLVSR, translated from the coding sequence ATGCAATCACTATTTCATAAAATTGGCGGTGTCCCAGGCATCGAAAAATTCTTAGATGAATTCTATCCTATTATGTTAAATGATGACAGAGTAAAAGATTACTTCAAAGACATTGACTTGGAAGCCTTAAAGTCACATCAAACTTTTTTTCTCTCCTACATTTTTGGAGGCATACCGGAATACACACGGCAATCATTAAAGGACTCTCATAGCCATCTCAAAATCACCAATGAAGTCTTTGACATCACTCTAGACAACATGCTTAAAGCCTTACAAAAAGTCAACTTAGATACTTCCTCGACTGTTGCTGCCATGAGCATACTTGAAACAGTAAGAGATGATTTAGTTTCACGTTAA